TCTTTATAACATCATATATGTGTTGGGTGGCACTTTACAGCGGGTGAGGTAGGGAGCAGCACATCCTACAAAACACTAGATTCTAAATAGAAAAAGCATTATGTGCCTGGCTCAATGGATACAATGAACAGATGCCTAGCCTGCCCACTGTCATGGGAAAAACCTATCAGTAAACAGCCACAGTGGTCACAGACACTGTGGACTCACATGCACTGTGGGAACTGGAGGGAATGAACCGCCTTGGCCTTGGCCAGCAAGGAGCGAGAGGGACTCCAGTGGAGACATTGCAGCTCTGTCTTGGAGGACAAGCAAGACAGGGACAAAGCTAGTGATAATCCCAGTCAAAGGGAACAACGTGTCCTGGGGCATGGAGTCGTGAAGCTGTGTGGCATGTTTCTGGAACAGCAAAGCATTCAGGAAGGCAAGAGAACAGGGTGTGGGAGGACAGTGAGAGGAACCACGGGAGGGCAAGCAGGCCAGGGGGGCTGGGCTCCCGTGCACCAAGCCTATCAGCTGGACCTTATCCTGTAGACGGGGCAACGCTAGCAAGTTTTCAGAAAAGATCCAGGCGTACAAAGCAGCCCGGCGGTGGTGTGGTGGTGGACTAAGCAAGAAAGGCAGGGAGCATGGCTCCTGGGCTCCTGGCGGGCTGCCCAGTCCAGCAGTACCGGCACACCGAAGGCATCTGATACTCACTGGATGGACCAAAGGATGGTCCTGGGTTAAGATGATGGCAGGAGGGATGAAGGGGATGGATTACATTCAAAAGATACTCCTGAGGTGAAGAGGAGAAGACACGGATACTGATTAGGTGTGGAAGATGGTGTTTTGGTTTAGTCGGGGCAAATTACAGAAGGGAAATACATTTAACACAGAGACCACAGGATGAGGCAAGGGGCTTTGGTCGTCTGATCACCAAATATGCACGGACTGTGCCctgcatgtgccaggcactgggccaggCTGAGGCTACGAAGAGGAATAAGCCTGGCCCTGACTTCACAGAGCTTGGTTTGCTGGTGGAAGCAGACGGACAAACGTGATCACAGTCCAGGGGAAGAAGGGCCCCTCCGTGGAGACACAGGTGGTGGGCGTGGcgggctggggcagagggagtgggGTCTAGGTCAGCCTGAGGGAGACGTGGACCAGCCCTCTGAAGAGGCACCTGTTGAGCTGAGGGCCTGGAAGATGAGGAACAGTTTGTCAGGTTGCTGCCCACGGGAGGAAGGACTTTCTCCGAAGCAGAACTCTAGCTGCCAAAGCCAGGGGAATGTGAATacagcagaggggagagggaggggcggaGGCCGAAGGGCCCACCCGAAGAAGAGTCTTGCCTTAAAGCAGGAGCCACGggactcccctcccccgccccaccgccAAGCCCAGTAAATTTGTCTTCGCCACTGCTGCTAGAGACAGCCGTTCCCCAAcctttaattttgaaaaacttcaGACACAGAGATGAAAGAACAGTATAACGAAGACCGCTATGCCCTGTATCTAGatgaaaaatgaacattttataatttttactgtttatatatattttgctttttcatttttaccaaacCATATGAAACCAGAGTGCAGACATCATGATACACcatccctaaatacttcagcacaCATCTCCTAAGATCAAGGACAAACCATGTCACTAATAATAAATATCACAtctaaggaaaataataattctataatATCTAATATCCACTCCATCTTAAAATGTCCCCAATTGTccctaaaatgttttttatagatttttttcttggtggaggtggggtggaaaGGAAGAGGGATTAGGATCTAGTCAGGGTTCATGTCAGAGATCTTTCTAGTAGGAAAATGTCCTGCTCATTTGTTCTGGGGAATTCTCTAGCTGTCCCCCTCACCAATGGCTTCAAGTCTACACTCTTGATAGGAATCCAGCCGAGTGGTGATGCAGAGGCACAGTCAAGACATGCTGGAGGCAGAACTAACAGATCTGGCAACTGACTAGACGGGCGGGAGCAGGCAGGGAAGGGCTTGGGGAAGACCTGGTTTCTGGCCTGGACCACTAAATGCAAGATGTTCCACGGCTGGGGAGAGAGAACCCAGGAGGAGCAAGCAGGCTTTGCAGGAGGAAGATGAGTTAAATTCTGGGTACATGGTCGTTTCCAGCACCTGGGGGACACTGATGCAGTGCTCAGTAAACAGCTGAGCAGAGGGCCTGGCACTGAGCAGAGCGAAGATGTACTTGGCAAATCGGCCTCCTGGGAACGCGTCCTCCATCCCTCCGGAACCACTCTCGCAAAGTCACTCACAACCACCCCTGTCGGTAAGTGGTTTTCTTCCGCCATCTTAACCTTCTGGCAGCATCTGGCACAGCTGAACCACTCCCTCTTTGAAATACCGCCCCCGGGCACTGACCAATAATGACCTCACAGCTGCCCCTTCCAGCTCCCTTGCTGCCTCTCCTTCCTATATCCAGCCTGTAAATATCCATACAGCCCAGGGCCTGCTTCTCAGCTCTTTCTCTATCCACACTCCTCAAGCAAATCTCATCCATTCCTATagtttaaaaaagcattttattatgaaaaatttcaatcaAATACAATATAGTATACTGAAACCCATGGATCTAttaacattttgcattcctatatgctgACAATTCTCAAATGCTGTCCAGACATCTCCTTGGAGGAGTCATATAGGTACAATAAGCCAACTGCCTACTGGGTCTTTCTATTCGAGTAGCCCACAGACATCTCCAATTTCACCGGGTTCAAAACTGCCCTGGatccgccccctccccaccctgcaccTGTTCCTCCTTCTCTGAATGACTAGCAAGCACCCTGCGTGCCTTATTCACTGATGCTTCCCAACAGCACCTGGCACGTGGTGGGCACTCTCACCTTTGGAACAAACGAGTCTCCGTAAATGGCACCAGCATCTGCCTAGTTGACCATCATCCTGACTGTCCCCTTTTCAAAGTCAGCCTGATCTTTTAAAAACGTAGATCAGATCACGTCACACTAAAGTGTATACGTTTAAACGTCTTCCAGAGTAAAATCCAAGCTCTCTCAATGGCTTGTGCGGCCTGGAATTATCGGGCCCCTGCTGCTCGCCACCTGTTCTCCATCTTCCCTTTACTCCTGCTCTTAGATTTTTCTCGGGTTTCCCAGTATGCCTGACTCCTCTCGTTCACGGCTTTCATGCCCACTgacccttcaggtctcagcttaatgCCACCTTCTCGGAGAGGCCTTCCATGACCTCATGCAGGGAGGTTCCCTGATTCTCCCATGCCACCTACCTCAATCTGTAAGTCTACGTGGGATTCCACCTCTGCCATGGCTTCCTGGGGAGAGTGACCATGGCTATTATGCTCAGGTTCATAGGGCTTCATCGACATCATATACATTCAATATGTGATACAATCAATGAGTTAGCTGGGTCCAGACTGAGTCCTAAAGAACACCTACAGTTAAAGCAGACTAGAGCCCGGGAAGGAGTTGAGTAGTCAGAAGGTACAGGGCACCTTGTATAGAGACAAGGACGCCAGTGTCAAGAGCGCTTGGCCCCAGCAGGAAGTGGGGGTACCGGGCACACCCGGGTCCAAATCTCCAGTTTATTAGCTTCAAGTGACCTTGGGCACTTTAGGGGAACACCTTCAGTCTCAGCTGTCttttgtgaaaaaaagaaaatatcaatttcATGGGCTTTTATCATCtgtgtgaaaaaataaagcaacagtaGATACTtaataacagaataaaaataaaaggagggtGATTTGTTAACCATCTTGGAAACATAAATATCAAATTTTGAAACACAAGTTGAGCATGAGTCCTAGGAAGGGCACTGGGCCTCAAGCCTCACAAACTTGGGTTCAAATGCCTTTTCCAGCCACGTGTCTCAAGCCCTTTAGGTtccttctcatctctaaaatgcacATCCTATTACTTCTTAAGAGTGCTACTAGGATTACATTAAATAAGCCGTATCAGTATAAAGCTGGCCCGTATTAGGAGTTTAACAGGTAGCTCCCTCCCGCTTCCATTTTTAAGTGCCAACTGTATTTTCTATAGGCTCACTATTTaattaaacacaaacaaaaagagaaaatttaagttaCCCAACGTAAAGAAACCGAAGAAGCAAATCGATGTGTAAGTTAGTATGGGATTTGGTTTTTCGATTTGGAAAATGGGACATGGCTATCTCAGGGATGGATTCTGACCAAATATTTAATCCAATGAGGTTAGAAAAAGAGTTTAAACACGAAGCCAACGTCCCCTTAGTGCTGATAACTGTACATACTTTTTGATTCGCTATCTACTTTTAAATGCAAGTCAACGACTGTTCTTAGGGCTGACACCTCTTCACTACTTCCCCGACCTCCACTTGAGGGCTCACCGGGAACGATAcggtattttatttcttcctcacaacaacccaggAGGTGAGGGTTATCTCTACTGCCATTTGCGGAATCAAGCACTGAGGCTTTGCGCGGGCGAGCAGTGTTCTCAGGCGGCCGCAACTTCAGGGCCTGCGGCCTCAGGCATGCGCCCGCCGCCCTGCCACCGCTCCGGGTCGCGCCGGGTCAGGGTCCCGCAGGCCGGGCAGGCTCGGCGCGCGGACGTGGCTTCGGCGCCGAGCGTCGTTCCCACCGTGACCTTGAGCCCGGCCGGCCCGGCAGGCAGGCACTCCGACCTCGCCGAGGCTCCGACTCGCCCAGCCGCGCCGACCGAAGCCTCGGTCCCGCCGCCCCGCAGTCCGGGAGGCCCTGCCCAGTGGGAGCGCGGCCGGGCCGGGTCGTAGACTCGTGCCGGGGACCCGTGCCCTCCGCCCCGCGGCGGCCCCTCCCCGGCCGCTCCCGGAAAGGGCGGCGCTGCTCACCAGAGCCCGGGCTGGAGGTTGCAGGGGCCGGCCCGCCGCAGAAAGCTGCCGGCCGAGGCCGCTCCGCCGGCGCGCAGTACTCGCGCCGCCATCTTGCTCCGGCGCCTCGGCTCCCACCGCCCGGGCCGCCGctgacgccgccgccgccgccgccgcgaccCCTCCCCCGGCCGGGCCAGccgaggcgggggcggggcagggcggggcgggcGCGATACCGCTGCAGTGCGGGGCGCGGCCGCCAGGGGGAGCGGGGCCCGCGGCGGTCGCGTCCGCAGTGCGTGCCGGCGCTGAGGTCCAGCAGCTGCGAGCCGCGAGAAAGGGAACCCGGAGAAAAACCTATTTTGAGACTTTAAGCTCCAGCGAAAGGAGCTCGGTGCGTAACACAGGGTGCGCCAAAGGAACAAGGGCAAGGCTTGAACCCACGTGGAGAGATCCACAAGGGGAGAGTAACACGGTTCCTAGGGGAATCAAGGAGCTGGGGTGCGAAGCTGGGGGGGGCGGGCTTCTCCCCGAATACCCTTTTGGATTTTGCTCCGTGTAAATATATTGCCTATTACGCTGTAATAGAAGCATTCTGGATGGACGCACACTCAGGTTCTCTCGTGGTCTCCAGACTCCATTGTTCCCGTTGATTTCAGCACCGGTGGGCTGGGCCCCATCCTCGCCCTCGAGCCGTCCCAGTCTGGTGGGGCTGGATGTGAAATGACTGGAGTGTCAAGTGTtgaaatggagaaaagggagggaacACGGACGGGAGAGCATGTAACCGGTGGTGCCTGGGAAGTGGAGGATAGACCCTGGGGAGCTGGCACAATAGCGCAGTCCCAAGGGAAAGAGTTGACTCGTGGAAGGAGGGAGGACAACTCCGCCTGGCCAAGGAAACAGCCTAAAGAAGGGCGTGGGTCAGGATGGCACTGTTGGGGGGAAATGTATCCTGTGGCAAGATAAAATAGCCACAAATGTTCTCATGAAACCGCAACCAAGACAAGGCCCGCAGAAAGTGAGCTGGACAgttagaaaagggagagaaacaggGAGGAGCTCCCCAGCCACCAAAGGGAGCTTTTCAAGGCCAGTGCGAATCCTGTGTGGTGCTCCCAGGACAAAGGTGCTTCAAGGGCAAAGTACGACCCTGCCTGAAAAAGTGTCAGCGTTACACCCCTTAGCACCCCTTACCGGACTCTTACTCGCCCTCCCCACCATGTTGCGATGGTTACaaaattcctgagcccacctgggcgACGCCCATCTGGGCAACAGGACctgtcccaaataaggaaaggcatctggcctgtcccactcccaccctagagaaggaaggtatatgtgcCCCGACCAATTGGTAAACGAAATTTTCACCTCGGACCagtcctttgtttttctgctataaaaactgatcaatagCACATGTTCCTGCTCGGCTCTCCCATACTAGGAAGTCGGCCCGCTGTTCTGGCAGCAAcccttccctctaataaattgtcttctttacattctgcctcatgtctggaaattcttttccaacccgcGTTCAGACCACGACACTCTGGACtggggagctgggaggtctctgctaggagggctgggggcaggaactGGGCTTGCGGACTGAGGGGTTCTCTGAAGCTGGTAATCTTTGGAGgcgaaggaagggggagggggctccAGGGGTGCAGGAGTTTCTCTGACTGGGGCAATGTTTGAACATGTTAATATGGCAAGGAGCCACCAGGGAGAACAGAAGTGGATCCTgtggatggaggaagggaaacaAGGATCTGCCCCAGACCAGGGAGAGGCATCTGGTGGAAAGGAGGCCAGGCACACAGGGACAGGAGGCCAGAGGCTGTTGATCAGGCCAGCTCCTGATCTCAACTGGCTTACGCTTCGTGAGGCCATAGAGGCTGcagagacgcaaaagggaggctGGAGTTCTCACCAGGGCGGAAAGGACATGTCTGCCATCCTGCACTGTGGGAGGCAGGGCCTCTTCAAGCCAGGGGTGTCGGTGTGACTTTCTTACATATTCCCCAATTTCTCAGCTCTATTTCAGGAGACAAATGCTTTCAAGTCTATTTTCCTGAAATGTTAACTTGGAAGGCATTTCTTTGCTGACCTGGCTTTTGTGTTTAGTATTAGGCCACTCATTCTGCACTTTTTTCTCCACTATCATTTTGCTCTGAAGTTCCATTAACCCAGTGCTTTTTACTGGGGGGAAGGAGATACTCTTATTTCACAGGTGTGTGGCTTAGGTTACAGTGTCATAGGATAAACATGGGGCATCTTCCTGGAGGATAATTTTTACACCAAGATTTTCAGGAAAAGTATCTATGTTAAGataaaaatgatacattagaGTATAGGTaagcctttaaaatatttgagcTTTTAGAGATAGCTTGGACAGGTGTCCTCTCCCCTCCAGGATAACCAGTACCGCATAGCCACCCCCTTGGCAGACAGTCTAAGATGCCTCCCTTCGGTTCATCCTCTCTGAGAGTTCTACTTCGGAACATCATCTATCTTCTTTTCATCTTCCCTGCCCAACTCAGTTTATGTCTTAGGACCAATCTTTGAACAGGTCACTGTCTCCCTACCTCCAATCCTTCCCATTCCAGTCTATTCCTGACACAGATGCTATTACTTTACAGAAATGTGAATCTAGTTATATCACTCTTTAAAACATTAAACAACCCACCACCACTTACAATTCCTGCCTATTGCTCTACTTGAGTTCCACGCTTGTTCAATGTCCCAGCAGTGCTCACCGCTTCCAAAACCCCTTGGTTACAGTCCTTTCTCTCATCCTTCGAGGACTTTACAcccccttcctctgcctggaatgccctttccaAATGCCTCATGCACTAACCTGGAGACTCTTCCTTTAAGATTCAGTTCTAgcattctctaatttttttctggaaagttacCCCAATTTCTCCCCCACCCATGTGTTTCTGTGTTTGTCATGAAGATACTTGTGCATACCTGCCCAGGAGATTATAAGCCCTGAGGAGGGGGCAGTGCCTGTGGTTATTACTCAACTACTGACATATTTGTTGAGGTTGAAATATACTCCAAGTCCCTTCTGGGAGCCAGAAAACTGAAATATATAGCTCAGTGTTTCATCAGGTCAAAACCTAAGTTATCACAGTTTATCAATGAACAGCAATAAAACTCTGAAACTCTCCAACTCAAATGCATGTGAGAAATTCTACCACTTCATCAATGTATCAGATTTTAAGAACTCATTCCTATTTAATCTAGCCTAGGATACAGGAGAAAAGTGacagaattttagttttattttctgcgTGTCAACATGCTTATTAATACAGACTTTAATCTGATAAAATCTGACCCCAGCATGTTAATTGTTTCCATTTGGAATTGGCTAAATCAGAGAAAAACTTAGTTTCAAATATatagtatcaaaaataaatatgcactTAATGTGGTCTTATCTGTTTATGATACCAAAAGGTTTTCTTCTCCCAAAATAAAAGTTCTAAGATAAATTCCAGATTCctttgaatgaaaacaaaaacaaaaaaacaccttctAAAACAGTGAGCTTACAAACAATATAGCGCACTGCTAGGCACACTTAGTGTAACAGGAAAGTATGTTCGCTGAGAAGGAAATTTGAAACATGACTGTAAAACTTTATGAAAAATTATAACAAGGCCTTTACTTCATTTACTTTTAGCTAGTTCATAAATACCAGAAGAGAAACTGGACGGTTTGTGAGGAAACTTATAAAAATTTTTCCATAAAGCAAACTTAGAAATCCTTCCCTTTTGGCTCCGTTTTCCAATCCTCCTTCACTGTGTTGAAGAGAGATCGAGTTTTTCCAGGTTTTTGCTTAGGTGGGTGGTTTCCAGACTGACTGGACTCTCCAGGTAGGTGGTTCCCGCACAGCGCTTTCCGGTCACTGGATCTATGACTTGTCCAACTTTGAAAATTATCTCAGCCAGTTCATGCTTCACGTGCTTTGTTTTCGGGACAGGTAGAGCTTTGAGAAGCACAATATCTCCAACGGTGCACTGCTGGAGAGCATCATGGGCAAAGTAGGTTTTTCGCTTATTAAAATACTGTTGAGAGAAGGAGGAAACAAATCAGTAGTTCCCATCCATGACCTGGCAATGCAGTACAAAATCTGAAAAAGGAATGCGCAGAAAACAAGCTggaacttgggggaaaaaatagatAACATACTTACGGAGACTTCCAATACAAAAATTAGCTGCTTAATTTCTGGAAAACGGCAATGACTTTTCTAGAACTGATCTTGTCTGGAGCTCTCCTGCTTATTTCCTGCAGTACCCTTGCTCTATCAATTATCATCCTCTTCTACAATATTTAAACTCTTCCTTCCCAGTAGAGCCTTCTCTCCAGCCTAAAAACACACTATCTcaccactagctgtgtgatttgggacaagtcacttaactacTCCAAGctcaggtttttttcccccaccatAAAATGAGGCTCCAATGCCTGCGCCTCTAAAGTTATCAAGAGAATGAAACATTATAATGTTCATAAAGCACTTAGCTTCATGCCTCACTCAAAGTATTACAAACAAGCCACAGATGAGAACTAGCATCACCTATTCCTCAAGACAACCCTGCCACAGCATGTagtcccatttaacagatgagaaaaacaagcTCAAGGAGGTGAAGTAATGTGCACGGCTAGTAACCAACAGCCAGTACTCAAACTAAGGCCCTCTGATTCTAAGGCCAATGATCATGCCATCACTCTTCAACTTGCTCctgtggtcttgtttttgtttttgctttgggaTCAAGCCATTTCATTGAGAAGCTTTGAGGGAGAGTCGAAGGGCTAGGAGGACAATGAGATCCAACGTCCTTCTTCCGGCTGGGATCTCCCCAGCATCACAAGACCCTGAAAAGGCTCCTGTGTTTTTGATCCTAGATAACAAACAGCATTTGTGCCCACCAGTGTGCGCAACCTTGAATGCAGAAACAGCCTTggcacttccccctccctcccttgcaCATCTACCAAATCAAGGACGCTGTCCCTTCTTTCCTGAAATCTTTTTCCACTCCATCCTCACTGCTCCCAGGACTGTTCAGTTCTTTACTATTTCCATCCTAGACATCTGCAATAACCTCCTTACCCATTTCCTTACCTCCACTCCTCATCACTatctctgtctcctctgcttATAGGATGAAATCCAAAACACAACATAAAAGACCCTTCATACTCCAGCTCCAATCCTTCTCACGTTCATTCAACAACAGCATCTACTTAATGCCAAGTTCTGGGCTCAACATTGCCGAACCACTTGCTGCTCCAGTTAGAATG
This portion of the Pseudorca crassidens isolate mPseCra1 chromosome 15, mPseCra1.hap1, whole genome shotgun sequence genome encodes:
- the MRPS17 gene encoding small ribosomal subunit protein uS17m isoform X2, translated to MSIARSSVHAKWVVGKVIGTAMQKTAKVRVTRLVLDPYLLKYFNKRKTYFAHDALQQCTVGDIVLLKALPVPKTKHVKHELAEIIFKVGQVIDPVTGKRCAGTTYLESPVSLETTHLSKNLEKLDLSSTQ
- the MRPS17 gene encoding small ribosomal subunit protein uS17m isoform X1, which translates into the protein MESSRDASKGQCLLALSGTLQVKSSNHSCDQSHTMSIARSSVHAKWVVGKVIGTAMQKTAKVRVTRLVLDPYLLKYFNKRKTYFAHDALQQCTVGDIVLLKALPVPKTKHVKHELAEIIFKVGQVIDPVTGKRCAGTTYLESPVSLETTHLSKNLEKLDLSSTQ